The following is a genomic window from Clostridium sp..
TTTCAGGGGAGTAAAATGTCCTATAAATTTTGTAAAGGTAAAAATTGAACTTTCCAAAATCAAGTCAGGAGAAACAAGAGGATTTTACCTTGATGACGGGGAACCGATAAGCAATGTTCCTCAAAGTGTAAAGAAAGAAGGACATAAGATAATTTCGATAGATACAAATTATGATGGATACAATTTACTCGTTGTAGAAAAGAAGTAGTAGGGGGTAATTATGAAGTTTAATACCAAACTCATACATGGAAATTTAAATATAGATGGAACGGGAGCCACCAACGTTCCTGTATATCTTTCAAATGCCTATGCCCACAGTAGTGCGGAAGAGCTTGAAAATATATTTAGTGGCAGAAATATGGGGTATGCTTATACCAGAATATCAAATCCTACTACTACTTCTTTTGAAAGAAGAATGGCCAGTGTAGAAGAAGGTGTCGTTGCTACCTCGGCAGCATCTGGCATGAGTGCTATCTATCTTGCCATAATGAATGTATTGCAGCCGGGAGATGAAATAATTGCTTCAACCGGTCTTTATGGCGGAACGTATACCTTGATAAGAAATCTCAAATCTTTTGGAATAAAGGTAAAGTTTCTTGATAATATGGATGAAATTTCTTTAAATAATGCAATAACTGAAAATACAAAGCTGGTGTTTACGGAAACCATAGGCAATCCAAAACTTGATGTCCTTGATATAGAATCTGTTTCAAAAATTTGCAGGGACAACGATATTATTTTGATTGCAGATTCTACAATGACTACACCATACCTTATAAAACCTCTGAAATATGGAGTTGATATAGTCATACATTCTACATCCAAATATATAAATGGTACATCAAATTCCATAGGAGGAATTATAATAGATGGAGGGAGCAGCAAGTATTCTAATCCCAAATATGACAATTTCAAGTCATATGTAAAAAAATACGGCAAGATGGCATTTACGGCCAAGCTTAAGGATACAATAGGTAGAGATATAGGGGCAGCTTTATCGCCAATGAGTTCATTTTTAAATCTCACGGGATTGGAGACTTTGTCTCTAAGAATGAGAGAGCACTGCAGGAATGCTTTGACTATTGCCCGATATCTAGCCGACAATAAAAAAATAGTTGAAGTAAACTATCCAGGACTTGAAACTTCAAAATACAATAACTTAGTTAAAAAGTATTATAAAAATGAAGCTGGAGGAATTTTGACGTTCAGATTGGGAAGCAAGGAAAAAGCATTTAATTTCTTAAACAGCTTAAAACTTGTATTGAATCTTACGAATATAGGAGATACAAAGTCCATAATAATTCATCCATCTTCCACAATATGTTCAAATAATACCGAGAAAGAAAAAATACAAATGGGAGTATATGATGATTTGCTTAGATTATCTGTGGGAATAGAAGATGTTGATGACATAATAGAAGATATTGAGCAGGCACTTGATATCCTATAATTTAATTTATAAAAATAGAGTACAAGTTAACTTGCACTCTATTTTTAGTTGATTACTTATTTGGATAAAGTATTATTTTGTTGGCTTCCTTGGACATACTTAACTTAAAAGCTTCTTCCCATCTGTTTAAAGGAAACTTATGGGATATAAGATCTTCTACATTC
Proteins encoded in this region:
- a CDS encoding O-acetylhomoserine aminocarboxypropyltransferase/cysteine synthase family protein, which encodes MKFNTKLIHGNLNIDGTGATNVPVYLSNAYAHSSAEELENIFSGRNMGYAYTRISNPTTTSFERRMASVEEGVVATSAASGMSAIYLAIMNVLQPGDEIIASTGLYGGTYTLIRNLKSFGIKVKFLDNMDEISLNNAITENTKLVFTETIGNPKLDVLDIESVSKICRDNDIILIADSTMTTPYLIKPLKYGVDIVIHSTSKYINGTSNSIGGIIIDGGSSKYSNPKYDNFKSYVKKYGKMAFTAKLKDTIGRDIGAALSPMSSFLNLTGLETLSLRMREHCRNALTIARYLADNKKIVEVNYPGLETSKYNNLVKKYYKNEAGGILTFRLGSKEKAFNFLNSLKLVLNLTNIGDTKSIIIHPSSTICSNNTEKEKIQMGVYDDLLRLSVGIEDVDDIIEDIEQALDIL